The Primulina huaijiensis isolate GDHJ02 chromosome 9, ASM1229523v2, whole genome shotgun sequence genomic interval CAGGAAACCGTGATTCGGCAGGGTTTTTCTTGTCCTCCCAAGCTGTTGGGTCGATGTTAGATCCACCAAATGTTGCGGCCTGCACAATTAATCCACAAGTCATGCCATAATAAATAAGAAAACCCATCAGTGGATCCAGACTTATCATCGATCAGAGAGGACACGAACCTCGAAGATTCCATGGAGTTGATGGGTCGAGTAGTTGTACAGGAAGAGGGGTAATCCTGGTGTTATCGCACGGACCGAGTCGCGGTAGCGGGGAGGCAAACCTGAAAACAAGATCGTGTGACGCTTTTAGATAAGTAAGAAACATTGTTTCATTTCAAGAACAATTTGCAAATGAAAGAAGTTTCGACAGTATGAAGCCAAAGCAAACTCCATTCAAATTCCAAAGATCTTTTTATCTGAATCCCTCGGataaaacaaattcaaaattcGCAGATAATTTCCATCCTAAAGAAACTAAACCATCACCAGTTAACGGAACTCGAAGGGATCCCTTTCCACAATCCGCAAATTAGATACTTAAGATCCtgcaaataatatttaataacatACCGAAGAGTTGCCTTCTAAGATTCTCAGCCATGGTATCATTGTTGCACACGAAGATATACCCTCCAATGGTTTCATTTCTTGACAAAGCCTCCGCCGGCGGCAGCGTCTTGAATCTTTTATCCAAACCATTCTTGTTTTCCCCGTTACCATTCCCAATATTCTCCTTATTAAATTTGTTCTTCTTCCCATTTTTCCCGGCGCCGCCGTAAGCTATCTCCTCTTCGTTCTTCACCCCAGACTTATTCACCGCAACGTTGTTGATAAAATGACCTTTCCCTCTGTTGTAACTCTTGATATTCAGAGATGGGGAGGTCGGATAAATCCCCTTGTTCAACCCGCCGTGTAGAGCGGATTTGGATCCGAACCCTGATAAGTCGTCTTTGAGGGGAGTTTTCCACACATCGTTGCCGAACCCGTACCCAGAAATGGTGTCATTGAACCTCAACCGGGGAAGATCAGCGTTGATCGGCGATTTCCAGTCGTCGTTCGTGAACCCGAAGTTGTTCCTCGGAGTTCCGAACCCGGAAACGTTTTCCTTAATCGGAGCAGGAGCTGGAGCCCTCCACCCCTCGTTAATGAACCCAAGATTCAACCTTTCCAGATCCGATTCAATATCGTTGACAAGCTCCAAAGGCGAGCTCACCGACCCCGCGTCACCACCGTTTCGGAAATCAAAGTTCCGGCGCTCCCGCTTAGCTGCATAACCAGTACTCCAAATCGAATCATTGAGCGACAGATTCGACAAATTATCAGTATGACGACGAAGATTGTCGCTGAACTGCCAGAACGTAGACTGGTTGCTCTCCATTCCTCAAAAATTCCACCCAAAAGATCAAAAAACCCGAAACtagataaaattattattattaattatttaatttaatttaatttaatttaacaaataaaGAAGCTAACTTTACGAAATGGGATTGCTGGGAAAAACAAGAAACAGAAGGTATGGTTTATATTGAGAAGAAAAACTGGAAATTTCGAGGAAATAGGGATTACGTGTAGATTTTTCAAGAGTAGAGGTAAAATGGTAAACATAAACGCGGTTTTCGTAGAACTGAAGCGGCAGTGGAGattctaattaaataaataatgggaAATCTAGAAGGTCGTGGTAGAAAATGGTATACGGAGTTTTCACACTGCGTAGAGTGATTTAAGGATTTTAATGGCGTAACACGCGGCAGCCTAGACGAAGATCTCTCGAATTTATCCGTTCACAAAAATAGCAATTACCGCGAATTTGCCTATTTTTCGataaatatcttttaaataataataataacaataatacgTTCCGAGTTTATTGGGAGACATtatacattatttattgttataaatataattttgacttagattattattatttttgtttatattttagatatttgtgataaaaataaatatgaaaaaaataatatctataaatatttgtatgatataattttttcctaTAAATATGTAGATTAAGTTTAATGAAAATTGAACATGAGTATTACTGGTTCATATGAATTCGCTATTCCCTTATGAATTTCTATGTATTCATATCTCTTTCTCTTATGATTTATATGTTATCAGTACGATATTGTAACAAATTTGAGAATGAAGATAAATATCATTATGTTGACCAATGTGTTGTCAATacttaattttatgatatattatttgatGTTATAAAAGTAACACAATGATAATTGTTAATATATTGGTGTCAATGAACTATCATGATGTTAATGGATATAAAGTAGCACAACATATTTTATATTGAGAGTTTAAAGAAATTAATgattatgatataatatattgagaatcatgagagattcatgattaaaatttgatatactGAAAGAGATCTATGGTTAAGATTTGATATAAGATCTAATATGTGGAGAAATATGAAGATAATTatgattgagatttgatatgAGATCTAAGAACTATATATATtctgacaaaaatttgtgtgagacggtttcacgggatagtattttgtgagacgggtttcttatttgggtcatccatgaaaaagtattactttttattgtgaatattggtagggttgacccatctcacagataaagattcgtgagaacgtctcacaagagacctactcatatattCTAGAAAGATATGGATCCAATGTCAAAATGtatcaataattataaataaatattgatcaAAAGATGCAAGATTTGTCGATATTCatgaataatattaatataagatCCAAAGTTTAGCAATATTCATGATAAATATTGattttcactacaagaaaaatgattttccgcagcacgtcatcaacggcgtgcattaaaagcacgctgcgaatattacttttaacggcgtgcactcatatgtgcgctgttgatattattgcacttgacagtattaacggcgtgcattaaaatcacgctgcggatagtaatatccgcagcgtgcgtttatgtgtgtcgttaaaaaattatataaacgacagcgTGCATATAAACGTGCGACGTTAATATTTAGCAACGATTTTTTGAAAACCGACGCAGtatttatattagcgacggtttctttcaaaccgtcgctatattaacgacggtttaagtaacaccgtcgctaacattagcgacggtataatacaaccgtcgcaaaattcaaattagcgacggttatattataACCGTctctaatagcgacggtataattacgtcgctattagcgacatattaacaaccgtcgccattagcaacggtttaatacaaaaccgttgctaagAGCGACAGTAAAACCAAAACCGTCGTAAATTGTCTTAAATATCACCAGTCGAACCATTTCCTAccacaccacttcataacacttaaaatttttctctcttaagcAATTTAAgtttcgatttaaggtacgtttttttgtttcaattttttgtaaatttttaagtgatagttaagatgaatattgttattatagtatacgtttttttaagatttattaaattataaacgtaatttttttattgtaataacaagattagcgacggatttggcataaaccgtcgctaaaattagcgacagttattttaaTTCGGTCGCTCATTAGCGACGGGATTTTTGAAACACCGTCGCAATGTAGCGACGGTCTTTTAAAATATCCCGTCGCTAAGTAGAGACGGAATTTtgtaactgtcgctaatattagcgacggaatgttaaaaccgtcgctaattagcgacggttatgctaTGACTATCAACAGCGTGCGCAGGCGCGCCGCGAATAATAGTTTTAACGGCGTGCCtacgcacgctgcggataattgTATTAACGGCGCGCttatgcacgccgcggataatcttgaactttcaacagctttcaactttgcagcgtgcaatgtgcgccgcgaaaagtgaatttgcgcgctgcgaaaagccatttttgttgtagtgtttgttggaaatcaatatttaaaacatgtgtattaaatatttaaatgttgaaaataagagttgtaaaaattagaaatttgtgtgtgatgatgtaggtaatgatgtaatttattttttgaattattacCAAAGAACTTTTATAAATAGCCTcaccatttgtgaagaaatttacaattgagttgagagaaaaatattataaagtgtgtagtgtgataattttgagagtttgagatttttactttttactctaaatttttactttttcataacaCGTTAtaagcacgaagctctaaaagtcctttatatttttccaagctccaaaacaaaagaaaaaggtaacaaaagtaataatatttattttgttgtttatttatttattgtgta includes:
- the LOC140984954 gene encoding DCD domain-containing protein NRP-B-like, which produces MESNQSTFWQFSDNLRRHTDNLSNLSLNDSIWSTGYAAKRERRNFDFRNGGDAGSVSSPLELVNDIESDLERLNLGFINEGWRAPAPAPIKENVSGFGTPRNNFGFTNDDWKSPINADLPRLRFNDTISGYGFGNDVWKTPLKDDLSGFGSKSALHGGLNKGIYPTSPSLNIKSYNRGKGHFINNVAVNKSGVKNEEEIAYGGAGKNGKKNKFNKENIGNGNGENKNGLDKRFKTLPPAEALSRNETIGGYIFVCNNDTMAENLRRQLFGLPPRYRDSVRAITPGLPLFLYNYSTHQLHGIFEAATFGGSNIDPTAWEDKKNPAESRFPAQVRVITRKICEPLEEDSFRPILHHYDGPKFRLELTVPEALSLLDIFAEIDA